The following nucleotide sequence is from Solidesulfovibrio carbinolicus.
GCGCCGGTTTTGCGTTCGATGGCCTTCTGGGCGATGGCGTCCAGGGCGTTTTTGGAGAAGCGCAGCCGCACCTTGTCCAGCTCGAAAAGCTTCTGGTACTGCTTGACCAGGGCGTTTTTCGGCTCGGTGAGGATGCGCACCAGATCGGTCTGGGTCAGTTCCTCAAGGCTTGTGAGGATGGGGATACGGCCGACGAACTCGGGGATCAGGCCAAACTTGATGAGGTCGGCCGGATGGGCCTGGGTCAGCAGCTTGGACAGGTCGTCGTCGCTTTTGGCCTCCACCTTGGCTCCAAATCCCATGGCCGAACCGCGCTGGCGCTGGCCCACGATCTTGTCCAGGCCGATGAACGCGCCGCCCACGATAAAGAGGATATTGGCCGTGTTGAGCCGGATAAACTCCTGCTGCGGGTGCTTGCGGCCGCCCTTGGGCGGGATGTTGGCCTCGGTGCCTTCAATGATCTTGAGAAGCGCCTGCTGCACGCCCTCGCCCGACACGTCGCGGGTGATGGACGGGCTGTCGCCCTTGCGCGCGATCTTGTCGATCTCGTCGATGTAGATGATGCCCTTGCTGGCCGACTCGATGTCGTAGTCGGCGTTTTGCAGCAGCTGGACGAGGATGTTTTCCACGTCCTCGCCCACATAGCCGGCTTCGGTCAGCGTGGTGGCGTCGGCGATGGCAAAGGGCACATTCAAGATTCTGGCCAGGGTCTGGGCCAGCAGCGTCTTGCCCGAGCCGGTGGGGCCGATGAGCAGGATGTTGCTCTTGTCGATCTCCACGTCGTCGGCGCCGGCGGAACCGGCGTAGTAGACGCGCTTGTAGTGGTTGTGCACGGCCACGGCCAGGATCTTCTTGGCCTGTTCCTGACCGATGACGTATTCGTCGAGCAGTCGCTTGATTTCGGCCGGAGCCAGCAGCTTGCCGCCCTCGGTCTCCTCGCTGACGGACTCCTGGGCGATGATTTCGTTGCAAAGCGCCACGCACTCGTCGCAGATGTAGACGTCCGGGCCGGCGATGAGCCGCTGCACTTCGTCCTGGTTCTTGCCGCAAAACGAGCAACACAGCTCGCCCGACACGCTTGCTTTCTTCCTCGTCATACCGGAAATCCCACCCTGCCCGGCGTACCGGGCCTTTTTGACCGCGTCGCGGCCCTCGTGCGGCGTCCTATAAGCAAATCAGAGGGATCTGGTGAACAATCACCCTGAAAAATGGCCTTTTCCTGAAACACACCTGACCGATTTTTCAGGAACAGGCCCCAGGGGCTATTCGGCGTCCTTTTTCTCAAGCCGCTCCCGGGAGGTCAACACCTTGTCGATGAGGCCGTAGGCCACGGCTTCCTCGGCGCTCATGAAATTATCGCGCTCGGTGTCCACCTGGATGCGCTCCATGCTCTGGCCGGTGTGCTTGGCCATGATTTCATTGAGGGTTTCCCGGGTGCGCCGGGTCTCCTTGGCGTGGATCTCGATGTCCGTGGCCTGGCCCTGGTAGCCGCCCGAGGGCTGATGGATCATGATGCGGCTGTGCGGCAGGGCGTAACGCATGCCGGTGGCGCCGGCGCACAGGAGCAGCGCGCCCATGCTGGCGGCCTGGCCCAGGCACAGGGTGGAGACCGGCGGCATGACGTACTGCATGGTGTCGTAGATGGCCAGCCCGGCCGAAACGACGCCTCCGGGAGAATTGATGTACATGAAAATTTCTTTCTCGGGGTCTTCGGACTCAAGAAACAGGAGCTGGGCGCAGATCAGGTTGGCGACGTAGTCGTCCACGGCGCTGCCAAGCAGGATGATGCGGTCGCGCAGCAACCGCGAATAGATGTCATAGGCGCGTTCGGTGCGACCGGTCGTCTCGATGACAATAGGTATCGTGGCCATCTGCTTCCCTTTTGTAGGCCGGAGGCGACGTTTTGCGACGTTTTTGTCGTCAAATCGGGACCGCCACATCCTTCCGGCTTCGGTTGCCGGACAACGCGGCCGCTACGACGCGGCCACGTTGTCCTGATTTCATTTTCAATGCAAGAAGCGGTCCCGCTCCGTCTAGTCCTGGGCTTCCTCGCCGGCCGGCTTTTCGGCCGGGGCGACCTTGGTCACCAGGGCATTGGCGTAAATCAGATCCGCCGCCTTGTCGCACAGCAGCTTGTCGCGCACCATGATCATGAGGCCGTTGTCCTCATAGTAGCGCTTGAGCATGATGACGTCCTGGCCGGCCTGGGTCGAGAGGCGGTAGAAGAACGCGTCCATCTCCTGGGGAGTGACGGTCAATTCTTCCTTCAGGGCCACGGCGGAGAGGAAGATCTGGGTCTTGACCAGCTCCTCGGCGCGCGGGCGCATCTCGCCCTGGAGATCGGCCAGGGTCTTGCCGGTGGATTCCAGGCTCTTGCCCCGGCGCTCCAGCTGCGCCACGAATTCCTCGACCATCTGTCCGAGCTGCTGCTCCACAACGGCGGGCGGCAGCGGGAAGTCCAGGGTGGCCAGCAGGCTGTCCAGCAGCTTCTTCTGGGCCGAGGACCGGTGCAGATCCTCGCGGGACTTCTTGTAGGACATGGTAATGGCTTCGCGCATGTTGTCCAGGTTTTCGAAGTTGCCGGCCTTCTTGGCCAGCTCGTCGTCCACCGGCGGCAGGCTGCGTTCCTTGATGACGTGGACGGCCACCTTCATGGTGACGGTGCGGCCGGCCAGCTCGGTATTGATGAAGTCGGCCGGGAAGGTGACTTCCCCTTCGCCTTCGCTGCCCGAGGCGATGGTCTTGACCAGCTCTTCAAAGGCCGGCAGGGCCTGGCCTTCGCCCAGGGTCATCTCGAAGTTCTCGGCCCGAACGCCGGGGATGGCCTTGCCGTCCTCGAAGGCCTCGAAGGTGACGGACACGACTTCGCCGTCCTTGGCCGGACGGTTTTCGCTGAGCGGCTTCACTTCGGCCAGGTTCTTGCGCACCCGTTCGATGACGGATTCGATATCGGCCTCGGAGACGACGACGTCTTCCTCTTCCACGGCCTGGCCCTTGTATTCGGGCAGATCAAAGGCCGGGGCGTGCTCGAAGCTGAAGGTATATTCCAGGGGCTCGCCCTTGGTCAGGGCCGCTTCGCTCACGTCCAGGCCGGAGAGCGGCGACAGCTTGAGCTCGCCCATGATCTCGTTGATGTGCACGTTGATCAGGTCGGTGGTGGCTTCGCTGACGATCTCTTTCTTGAAGCGCTGCTCGACGACGCTGGACGGCACCTTGCCCTTGCGAAAACCCTTGAGGTCGGTCCGGGAGCGGAACATGGCCACGGCGGAAGCCAGGGCGGCGTTGGCCTCTTCGGCGGGCACGGACACGGTGACCTGCGTTTTGACAGGCGAAAGCTGATTGACGGTATATTCCAAGGCATCCTCCAAGATGTTCGCTGGCGGCCGGGCCGTCGCAGCGGATTTTCGGTCGTATTCAGGAAAAAATCGCAAGCGAATACAAAATGGGTCATGCTACAGGAAGCACCCCAAAATGAAAAGGGCAAAATGCCCCGCCTCCGGCGCGGCGGACCGGGCCGGAACATGGGGGCATAGGCGAGGCGGCGTCAAAAGGCAATCAGGAAGGCGTTCCCCAGCCCCCGCCGCCCGGCGTTTCGATGCAAAGTCTGTCCCCGGCCCGCAACCGCACATGGAACTTGCCCGGCATGGCCATGCCGCCGGTGCGGCGCGTCACCACATTGACGCCGGCCGCCCCTTCCCCGCCGCCGCAAAGGCCCCAGGGGCCGCGCAACCGCCGGTCGGACAACACCGTGGCCTCCATGGGCCCCAGGGCCTCGATCTCGCGCACCAGCCCTTCGCCGCCGACGTGCAATCCCGGACCGCCGGAACCCTGACGCAGGGCGTAGCGCGTCACGCGGATGGGATAGGCGTATTCCAGGGCCTCCACCGGGGTGTTGAGGGTGTTGGTCATGTGGGAGTGGACGGCCGACTGTCCCGGGCCGGCCGCATCGGCCCCGGCCCCGCCGGCCAACGTCTCGTAGTAGGTAAACGGTTTGCCGCTTCTCGGATCGACGCCGCCCATGGCGAGATTGTTCATGGTGCCCTGGGAGGCGGCCGGGATGCGGTCGGGCAAGGCCTGGGACAGGGCCAGCAGGATGACGTCCACCAGACGCTGGGAGGTCTCGACGTTGCCGCCGGCCACGGCGGCCGGAAAGCGGGCGTCGGCCATGGTCCCGGCCTTGGTCGTCACGTCGATGGGCCGCAGGCAGCCAGCGTTGGCCGGCACGGCCCGTCCGGCCAGGGCGCGGAACACATAGAGCGCGGTGGACACGACAATGGCCCGCACGGCGTTTATGCAGCCGGGCGTTTGCGGATCGCTTCGGGAAAAATCCAGTTCGGCCCGGCCGCCTTCGACGGTAAGCGTCAGGCGCAGGGTCGGTTCGTTGGTTCCGGCTCCGTCGTTGTCCAGGCTGTCGGCCGCTTCGTAGGCGCCGTCGGGGATGGACTTGATGGCGGCCTGCATGAGGCGTTCGGCGTAATCGAGCAGCGCAGTCCCCATGGCGGCCAGGCGTTCGCGGCCGTAAGCGGCGGCCAGCTCGGTCAGCCGGGCGATGCCGGTGCGGTTGGCCATGATCTGGGCGGCGAAGTCGCCCTGGCGCTCCAGGGGCGTACGCACGTTGGCCAAAAACAGGTCCATGACGCCCTGGACGATTTCGCCTTCGGCCACGATCCTGACCGGCGGTATGACCAGACCCTCCTGAAAGATGGAGGTGGACAGCGGCATGGAGCCGGCGGACATGCCGCCGACGTCGGCGTGGTGGGCGCGGCAGGCCACGTAGAAAAGCGGCGCGTCGCCGCCGGCATGCACGGGCGCGACCAGGGTGATGTCGGGCAGATGGGTGCCGCCCCGGAAGGGGTCGTTGAGCATGACCATGTCGCCCGGCCCGAGGTCGATGGCGTCAATGGCGGCGCGCACGGACAGCGGCATGGAGCCGAGATGCACGGGAATATGGGCGGCCTGGGCGATCATGTCGCCGCCGGAATCGAACACGGCGCAGGAGAAGTCGCGGCGTTCCTTGATATTCGGCGAATAGGCGGTCCGGGTCAGGGCGACGCCCATTTCCTCGGCCACGGAAGCGAATTTGTTCTTGAACACTTCGAGGGTGATCGGGGTGATGTTCATGGCTGCTCCGTCCCGTCAACCGTTGCGGCGCGCGCCTTGGCGCGCCAGATAGGCCGAAAAATCCCCACTATACGCCCTACTCCCCACATGCGTAAGCTTGCCCGCCACACTCACATGGACTTTTCCGCCGATGTCGCGCCAGCGTTTGCAAAACGCATAATCCTCAGGAAGATAGTTGCGCGTCTCGGGGTCGATCATGGTATCGAAAAAGGCGAAATTGTCCGCCGCCGGTTCGTTGGTGCAGGCAAAGCCGTAGTGCAGTTCCGGGTAGGCCGCCGCCAACTTTACCAGCACTTCGCGCCGCAGCAGCATGAACCCCGTGGCCGCGTACTCCACTTCCAGAAAGCCCTGCCCGTCCACCTGGCAGCCGGGTTTCAACTTCACGGCATAATCGAGGCTGGCCGCCTCGGCCGCGGCCGGCGGCGTACCGGCGGGCTGGGCCATGACCCGGTCCAGGGCGAGGCCCTTGACCGGATAGACGCCGCAGACCACGTCCTTGCCCGAAGCAAGCAGATGCGGCACGAGCAGCGGCTCGAAGGCGATGTCGGCGTCGATGAACAGCAGATGCGTGGCCGACTCGTCGCGCAAGACGGCATTGGCGATGGAGTTGCGCGCCCGGGTGACGAGGCTCTCGTGGCAGGGGGTGAGCAGCCGAAACGGCGTCCTGGCCCGGTTGAGCACGTCCTTTACGCCCATCATGGCGAGCATGTAGGGCACCGTGACCATGCCGCCGAAGCACGGCGTGCCGATGACGAGCATCACGCCGTCGCGGCCCGCCCGCCGTCCACGTTGATGACGAGATTCCCAAACCCGTCCACCTCGGCCGCCACCCCGGGCGGCAGGAAGGTGGTGGCCGAGGTCTCGGCCACCAGGGCCGGGCCGGACAGGGTGCTGCCGGGCAACAGCTTGTCGCGGTCGTACCACATGGCCACCTGCTCCGCGCCCTGACAAATGAGCGGCCGCCAGCCCAAAAGCGCCTCGGCCGGCACGCCCGCCACCAGCCGCTCGGCCTCGGTGAACTGCGGCTTGTCGGTGATGACCCGGGCCCGGATGCGAAGCGTCACGATCTCGATGACGGCCTTGGGATGCTTGAAACCGAAGACCGCTTCGTGGCGGTTGTGGAAAGCCAGAAACGGGTCGGCCACGAACCGGATGGGCAGCTCGTGGGACTGGCCCTGGTAGCGCATGTCGAGCTGGCGTTCCAGGACCATGCGCGCGCCCGGGGCTTCCTCGGCCATGATCTGGCGCGCCCGGGTTTCGAGGTTGCCGAAAAGCCCGGCCACTTCGATGAGATCGGTTTTGTCCGAAGCGGCCATGACCGTCTCGGAAAAATCGCGCACAACGTCGGCAAAAAGCATCCCCAGGGCCGAAAAAAGCCCCGGATGGCGCGGCACGACAACCGTTTTGACGCCCAAAAGCCTGGCCAGGGCCACGGCGTGCAGCCCGCCGGCCCCGCCGTAGGACAGCAAGGCGAAATCGGCCGGATCGTGGCCGCGTTCCACGGAAATGACCCGGATGGCCCGCTCCATGGCCGCCTCGGCCACGGCGATGACCCCCTCGGCCGCCTCGACGGCGGTCAGGCCGCCGGCCGCGCCCAGGGCTGTAAAGAGTTCCGGCAGGCGCTGCGGGAAAAGCGGCATCTGGCCGCCCAGGAAATGGTCCGGGGACAGCCGGCCCAGGAACAGGTTGGCGTCGGTGACGGTCAGCCCGTCGCCTTTGCCGTAGCAGGCCGGGCCGGGCACGGCTCCGGCGCTCTCGGGACCGACGACCAAGGCCCCGCCGGCGTCGAGGCGGGCCAGGGAGCCGCCGCCCGCGCCCACGGTGTGGATGTCGAGCATGGGCGTTTTTATGGGCAGCCCGGCCAGCTCGGTCTCGGCGGCCATGGACAGCGCGCCGTCGAGTAGCGAAACGTCGGTGGAGGTGCCGCCCATGTCAAAGGTGATGAGCCGGTCGAAGCCGGCGGCCTTGCCCATGGCGAGTCCCGCGACCACGCCGCCGGCCGGGCCGGACAGCACCGTGCGCACGGGTTCGCGCCGGGCGGTCTCGGCCCGGATCAGGCCGCCGCTGGACTGCATGACGCAAAGCTGCGCCCCTTCGGGCAGGCCGGCGGCCAGATCGCCGAGATAACCGGCCATGACCGGGGCCACGTAGGCGTTGGCCACGGTGGTGGCGGCCCGCTCGTATTCGCGAAATTCGGCCAGGATGTCCGAGGACAGCGACACCGACAGCCCGGCCTCGGCCAGGGCCTCGCCGAGAAGCAGCTCGTGCTCGGGCTTGAGGAACGAAAAAAGCAGGCACACGGCCGCCGACTCGGCTCCCGAGGCGGCCACCCGGGCCACGAGATCGCGGATGGCCTCGGCGGAAAGCTCCTCGATGACCTTGCCCTCGGCGCTCACCCGCCCGGGCGCGCCGAAGCGCAACGCCTCGGGCACCAGACACGGTTCCTTGCGGCTGGCCAGATCGTAAAGCTCGGGCCGGTTCTGGCGGCCGATGGCGATGATGTCCTCAAAGCCCTGGTTGGTGACGAAGGCCGTGACCGCGCCCCGGCGTTCGAGCAGGGCGTTGGTGGCCACGGTGGAGCCGTGCATGACGCTCCGGGCCGGGACAGCCAGCCGGGCCAGGCCCGAAAGCACGGCCCGGGCCGGGTTGTCCGGGCTCGACGGCAGCTTGACCACGGCAAAACCGTCGTCCGTCCAACAGATGACATCGGTAAACGTGCCGCCGGTATCCACGCCGACAACGGCCATCGCGCCCCCTTTTTCCCTTTTTGCAAGGGATGGCAGCTACCTGGTTGACGAAAATGCAATGCGTCCCACGCCACGAGGCGTGGACCAGGGAGGCGCGCTGGCAAAAAAAATCGCGCGCCGTTCCCGGGCGGCTGGGCCACCCCGGGCCGGGCGGAACCACTATTGCGGATTTCCGATTTTTTTCAAGGGGCAACGCCGTCACGACGACGTGACGGCGTTGCCATGGAATCGAAAGGAAGGATTAGAGGTTTTTGGCCAACAGCTCGCCGAAGGCGGCGCAGCCGATGGTGGTCGCGCCCGGAATCTGGTCGGCCAGATCCACGGTGACCTTTTTTTCGGAGATGGTCTTGTCCATGGAATCATGGATCAATTTGGCGGCTTCATGCCAGCCGATGTGCTCCAGCAACATGGCGCCGCTGAGGATAAGGCTGCCGGGGTTGGCCTTGTCCTTGCCGGCGATGCCCGGGGCGGTGCCGTGGGTGGGCTCGAAAAAGGCCAGCTTCTCGGACATGTTGACGCCCGGGGCCAGGCCCAGTCCGCCGACCTGGGCGGCCAGGGCGTCGGAGATGTAGTCGCCGTTTAAGTTCGTGGTGGCGATGACGGAATAATCCTGGGGCCGCATGAGCGCCACCTGGAACATGTTGTCGGCGATGCGGTCTTTGACCACGATGGGCTTGGTTGCGCCGGCCGCCGCGTCCTGCTCGGTCATGCACTGTCCGGCGAATTCCTGGGCGGCCACTTCGTAGCCGAAGGCCCGGAACGCGCCCTCGGTGTATTTCATGATGTTGCCCTTGTGGACCAGGGTGACGCTGGGCTTTTTGTGGTCCACGGCGTGCTGGATGGCCTTGCGCACCAGCCGCTTGGAGCCGGCCGGGGTGATGGGCTTGATGCCGATGCCGGCGGTCTCGTCCACCTTGGCTCCGAGTTCGTCGCGCAAAAAGGCGATGAGCCGCTTGGCCTCGGGCGTGCCGGTGGCGTACTCGATGCCGGCGTAGACGTCCTCGGTGTTCTCGCGGAAGATGATCATGTCCACGAGATCCGGGCGCTTGACCGGCGATTCGATGCCCTGGAAATAGCGGATGGGCCGAATGCAGGCGTAAAGGTCGAGCACCTGGCGCAGGGTGACGTTGAGGCTGCGGAAACCGCCGCCGACCGGCGTGCCCAGCGGTCCCTTGAAGGCCAGCTCGGCCGTGGTCAGGGCCTCGACTGTGGCCTGGGGAAGGTATTCCCCGACTTCCTTGAAAGCCTTTTCGCCGGCGAGCAGTTCCTTCCACACAAGCTTGCGGGCCCCGCCGTAAGCCTTGTCCACGGCGGCGTCGAGAACCGGCCGCCCGGCCTTCCACACGTCCGGGCCGATGCCGTCGCCCTCGATCCAAAATACCGTCTTTTCCATGCGCCTGGGCTCCTCTTGGGAAAATTTGAACAAAAAAGGAAAATAGAAAGGGAGCCGGTCATTTGTCAACCGGCCGCCCGGCGGCCGGCTGTCCCGGTTCCCCGGCGTCCAGATAATGGGCCGCGAACTGCCGGGCCACCCGCCGTTGCCGGTGTTCGGGCATGGTCCAAAACTCGGCGTCGGCCCCGCACAGGGCCAAAAGCTGGACCAGCGCCGCCTCGCGCCCGTCCCGGTCAAGGGCCGGCCAGTCGGGCCGGGCCATGCGCCGGGCGGCCTCGGCGCGGCAGGCGTCCACATAGCGTTTGGGAATGGGGGCCTCGGCCGCAGCGCGAATGTCCGGGCCGCCGGTCTCCTTAGGCGCGACGCGGCCGCCCTGGCGCAGGTTGCCCAAAAGCGGATATTGCGGCGACGGGACAACTTCCCGCAACACGAAAAGCAGTCCGGTGAACAGCACAAAGGCCAGCGGAATCAGCGGTTTTCGATCCATGAAGGACGTCCCCGGCCGGTCGACGGCGGGCGCGCCCGTCAGCTTTGCCCGCGCCCTGCACCAGTCCCGCGCGTCGGCGGCCAAGCGTCTGCGGCGGCGCAGCGAACGGTCCGAGGGGGCAAGCGGGGTCGACGATCGCTCCCGGCGCTTCCCGGCGGCCGCGCCCAGCCGGCAACTGCGGCCCGGCGCGGGTTGGGAGACATCCCGCCCGTTACGGCTGCGGGGTCTCGGCGGCGTAGCGCCGCAGTTTGGCGGACACGTTGTCCTCGATCCAGTGCCCGTCCCACCACTCGATGGGAATGACGGGCTGGCCCGCGAGATAGACCGCGAAATGCACCTGGTCGCCCGGAGTCAGGCCCGTGGTTCCGGTCGTGCCAAGGGGGTCGCCCTTTTTGAGCACATCGCCAGCTTTGACGGCAATGGAGCCGAGGTTGGCGTAGACCGTCAACAGGGCCAGGCCGTGATCCATGACCACGGTGTTGCCGTAGACGCCAAGGGATCCGGCAAAGACCACGTCCCCGGCGTTGGCGGCCGGGACTTGCGCTCCAGGAACCGAAGCAAGGCCTATGCCGTCGCTGAGCTCCCGCCCGATCTCCTGACCTTTATACATATAGATGCGGTCAGCCCCGAAGGAGCCGCGCACCACCGACCGGGGCAGGTAGATGAAGCCGCCGTCCCACAAAGGCTCGGGACCGGACTTGGCCGACAGCGACCCGATGAAGGCGGCGTTTTGCCGGCGCAACTCGGTGTTTAACTTTTTAAAACGCTCCACCGGATCGCGCTCCTGGGGGAACAGTCCGGCGAAGGCCGGCAGGCGGGCGGCCAGGAACTCGTCGGTGATCTCCACCCGCTCCTCGCGAAACCGCCGTTTAATGGCCATATTGACGAAAAATCCGGTTTTTTCGTTGCCCGCGGCGTCCTCCACAAAAAGCCTGGGCTTGTAGGCCTCGGCGTCGAGGTCGCTGGGGAAGGCGAACAGGCAGGCGTATTGGCCGCTTTTTTGCTTGTAGCCCGGGAAGAACCGATCACCCACCACCACGCCGCTACGCGCCACGTCTTTGTTCACTTCATAGACGACCAGCCCGGCTCCGCCCTGGCGCATGTAATGCGCCGGAGTCAGGGCCTTGATGGTGGGAGGCACGGGATCGAGCAACATGCGCTTGGTGACCCGGGCGGCGTTGCCGGCCCCGAGGTTGGCGTGGGAGCCGTCGTGGGCGGCGATCTGGATTTCAAAGGCGCCGCCGCGCAGTTCCGAGTGTTCCAGGCTGAAACGTTCGCTGACCTGGTCGCGGGGCGGATCGTAGACCCGGCGCAGCACGTCGGCCCGGCGCTGGCCCTGGGCCACGGTGACGGTGAGCGACCGGATGCCGGACTGGTCGTCGGAAGCGGTGACCACGAAGGGGCGCTTGAGCGAGGCGGCCTCGGCCTGGGGCGAGAGCGTTACCTGCGGCTTTTCGGCGTCCTTGAGGAACAGCTGATAGCCGGCGAACCCGGCGACGATAAGCGGCGAGGCCAGGAGGCCAAGGGCCAGGAGCCAGAAGGCCGGCCCCGTTTTTCCGCTTTTTTTAAACGGCTTTAAAATGCGCATGGTGCAAGTATCCCCTGTCGCCGCGGTGGCGACACTATAGGCGAGGCCGGCCGGCCGGGCAAGCCGCCCGGCGGCGAAACGGAGTTTGCATGGCTGACGACGAAAAAACGACGCCCCAAACGTCGCCGCCCAAGAGCGGCCTGGGCATGGCGGCGGCCACGGCCGCCTTGGCCGTGTCGGCCCTGGCGCTTGCCCAGGCCGGCGACTGGCTGCGCCAGGCCACGGGCGAGCTGCGCCACGAAACCGTGCTCATGGCCCAGGACGCGGCCATGGCCCGGTCCGAGGCGGCCATGGCCGCCGGGCTTTTTGCCATCGATCCCGAGGAACGTCGCCGGCTGCGCCTGACGGCCACGGCGTACTGCCCGGACTGCCTCGACGACGACGGGCCGCAGCTTTCGGCCTCGGGCGCGCCGGTGCGGGCCGGCCGCACGGTCGCCGTCTCCCGCGACCTGCGTCGACTCCTTGGCCGCAAGGTCTTTATCGAAGGCGTGGGCGTGCGGGTGGTGGAAGACCTCATGCACCCCCGTCATGCCGGCCGGCTGGATCTGTGCCTGCCCAACAAGCGCCAGGCCGTGGATTTCGGGGTGCAAACCCTCGAAGTGGTGATCCTCGACTGAAGCCGGCTCCGCCCGGCCCAACTGCTTCCCGGACCGGAACGCTGCTTTCCCGGGACCGCCGTCCCGGCCCCCGCCTGCGTACCCGTCGCCCCCCTCAGTAGGCCCCGCGCATGCTGCACACCACCGGAATGGTGCGCAGCAAAATCTTGAGGTCCAGGGCCACCGACCAGGTGTCCACGTACTCGATGTCCAGCTCCATCATGCGCTCGAAGCTCGTGGCGTTGCGCCCGCTGATCTGCCACAGGCAGGTGATGCCGGGCTTGACGCCAAAGCGCCGGCGCGGCCAGGTCTTTTCGATGCGCTCCACGTCGCGAAGCGGCAGCGGCCGGGGGCCGACCAGACTCATGTCGCCGCGAAGGACGTTGACCAGCTGGGGCAGCTCGTCGATGCTCGTGCGCCGCAACAATCGGCCCAGAGGGGTGACGCGCGGGTCGTTTTTGATCTTGAACAGCGCCCCGTCCATCTCGTTTTGGGCCTCAAGCTCCTCCTGCAGGTCCGGGGCGTTTTCCACCATCGTGCGGAACTTGTAGAACATGAACCGCCGCTTCCCCAGGCCCACCCGCTCCTGGGCGAAAATGGCCGGACCGGGCGAGGTCAGCCGCACCAGCGCCCAGACCACGGCCAGAAGCGGCGACAGCGCGACCAGGGCGGCCAGGGACACGGACACGTCCAGGAACCGCTTGAGGATGCGCTCGCGTTCGTCGGCCAGGCTGCTCGACAAGGTGGACACGACCTCGCCGCCATGACTGGCCGGGCGGCTTCCAGGATTTTTCAGGGCAAATAGCCGGGCCACCACCGTGGCCGTGACCCCCTGCTCCTCGCAGGCCGTGACCAACCCCGTGCCCAGGCGGCTCAATTCCTCCAGCGGCAGGCAGATCACCACCTCGTCCACCACCTGCTCGCGCAGGTAGTCGGCCAGATCGTCGAACCGACAGACCAGACGGGCCGCTTCAGGCTGCGAACCCATGGGCGCGATTTCCCAGCCATCGGCCACAAAGCCCATGAAGCGCCGGCCCTGTTCGGGATGGGCCAGCATCTCCCGGGCGATCTCCTGGGCCCGCTCCCCGGTTCCCGCCACCAGCACCCGACGGCGCAAGAGTCCCTGGGCCTCGCCCATAAACAGCAGCCGGCGCAGGGCCAGACGCGAAGCCACACAGCCCGAAGCCGCCATCAGCCAAAAGGCGGCCAGGAAGACGGGCGTGGCCAGGGGCGGACGCAGGGCGGCCGCGCCTAAAAGCAAGGCCATGACCACGCCGGTGACGGACTTGACCACCTGCTTGACGGCCAGGCGGCGGTCATACAGGGCGGTTTCGGTATAGACGCCGAAAAACGGGAAAATGATCAGGGTGGCGGCCAGGACGCCAAGCAGCAGCCCAAGGCTTCCCGGGTCCAGGTGCAGATGGGCGGCATTGGCCGTTTCCGGGGAAAAAGCCGTGGAGACCGCCGCCGCGACAACAAGCGACAGCGCGGCCAGGGCCAGATCAAGGGCGCGAAGCCAGGTGATGGCTCCCTGTCTTGAGGCGAAGGGCAAGGGGTTCCCCCAGCGGTTGCGGCTCGGCCACGGCGGCCGGGCCAGTCGTGATGCGCGGTCCTCAAACGGCCCGGCCCCGCGCAGCCACAAAGGCTACTCCATCCGCACAGGGAAATGCAACCTCCGCGCCATTTTCACGTCTTAACCGCGACAACGGCCAAAGGCGCGTTTCGAGGACGCCTCCCTAGGGCACCAGCAGCACCTTGACGTCGCAGACGTTGGTGTTGGTGGGGCCGGTCTTGAGCAGCCGGCCCACGGCCTCGAAATAATGGTAGGCGTCGTTGGCCGCCAGAAACGCCCGGGGATCAAGGCCCAGCCCCTGGCCTTCGCGCAGGATGGCCAGGCTGGCAAACGCCCCGGTGGCGTCGGTGGGCCCGTCGGAACCGTCGGTGGAGGCGGCCAGGAACACGGCCTCCTCGGCGTTGCGGGGTTCCCC
It contains:
- a CDS encoding hydantoinase/oxoprolinase family protein; this translates as MAVVGVDTGGTFTDVICWTDDGFAVVKLPSSPDNPARAVLSGLARLAVPARSVMHGSTVATNALLERRGAVTAFVTNQGFEDIIAIGRQNRPELYDLASRKEPCLVPEALRFGAPGRVSAEGKVIEELSAEAIRDLVARVAASGAESAAVCLLFSFLKPEHELLLGEALAEAGLSVSLSSDILAEFREYERAATTVANAYVAPVMAGYLGDLAAGLPEGAQLCVMQSSGGLIRAETARREPVRTVLSGPAGGVVAGLAMGKAAGFDRLITFDMGGTSTDVSLLDGALSMAAETELAGLPIKTPMLDIHTVGAGGGSLARLDAGGALVVGPESAGAVPGPACYGKGDGLTVTDANLFLGRLSPDHFLGGQMPLFPQRLPELFTALGAAGGLTAVEAAEGVIAVAEAAMERAIRVISVERGHDPADFALLSYGGAGGLHAVALARLLGVKTVVVPRHPGLFSALGMLFADVVRDFSETVMAASDKTDLIEVAGLFGNLETRARQIMAEEAPGARMVLERQLDMRYQGQSHELPIRFVADPFLAFHNRHEAVFGFKHPKAVIEIVTLRIRARVITDKPQFTEAERLVAGVPAEALLGWRPLICQGAEQVAMWYDRDKLLPGSTLSGPALVAETSATTFLPPGVAAEVDGFGNLVINVDGGRAATA
- a CDS encoding 3D domain-containing protein, with translation MADDEKTTPQTSPPKSGLGMAAATAALAVSALALAQAGDWLRQATGELRHETVLMAQDAAMARSEAAMAAGLFAIDPEERRRLRLTATAYCPDCLDDDGPQLSASGAPVRAGRTVAVSRDLRRLLGRKVFIEGVGVRVVEDLMHPRHAGRLDLCLPNKRQAVDFGVQTLEVVILD
- the icd gene encoding NADP-dependent isocitrate dehydrogenase — its product is MEKTVFWIEGDGIGPDVWKAGRPVLDAAVDKAYGGARKLVWKELLAGEKAFKEVGEYLPQATVEALTTAELAFKGPLGTPVGGGFRSLNVTLRQVLDLYACIRPIRYFQGIESPVKRPDLVDMIIFRENTEDVYAGIEYATGTPEAKRLIAFLRDELGAKVDETAGIGIKPITPAGSKRLVRKAIQHAVDHKKPSVTLVHKGNIMKYTEGAFRAFGYEVAAQEFAGQCMTEQDAAAGATKPIVVKDRIADNMFQVALMRPQDYSVIATTNLNGDYISDALAAQVGGLGLAPGVNMSEKLAFFEPTHGTAPGIAGKDKANPGSLILSGAMLLEHIGWHEAAKLIHDSMDKTISEKKVTVDLADQIPGATTIGCAAFGELLAKNL
- a CDS encoding M23 family metallopeptidase, producing the protein MRILKPFKKSGKTGPAFWLLALGLLASPLIVAGFAGYQLFLKDAEKPQVTLSPQAEAASLKRPFVVTASDDQSGIRSLTVTVAQGQRRADVLRRVYDPPRDQVSERFSLEHSELRGGAFEIQIAAHDGSHANLGAGNAARVTKRMLLDPVPPTIKALTPAHYMRQGGAGLVVYEVNKDVARSGVVVGDRFFPGYKQKSGQYACLFAFPSDLDAEAYKPRLFVEDAAGNEKTGFFVNMAIKRRFREERVEITDEFLAARLPAFAGLFPQERDPVERFKKLNTELRRQNAAFIGSLSAKSGPEPLWDGGFIYLPRSVVRGSFGADRIYMYKGQEIGRELSDGIGLASVPGAQVPAANAGDVVFAGSLGVYGNTVVMDHGLALLTVYANLGSIAVKAGDVLKKGDPLGTTGTTGLTPGDQVHFAVYLAGQPVIPIEWWDGHWIEDNVSAKLRRYAAETPQP